A genome region from Macaca nemestrina isolate mMacNem1 chromosome 20, mMacNem.hap1, whole genome shotgun sequence includes the following:
- the LOC105488075 gene encoding zinc finger protein 776 isoform X2: MLENLALISSLGCWYGAKDEPPSKQTLSIQQESPLRTHWTGVCTKKVHLWGMCGPLLGDILHQGTQHNQKLNGFGAREKTLDDDAKHHQEQKRHIGEKSYRSNAKGTSFVKNYKFHVSHEPFIFHEVGKDFLSSLRLLQQEDIHASGKSNFETKHGIPLQGGKTHYICGESTVPFSNKHSLVLHQRLLPGEGPYVCSDSGKFTSKSNSFNNHQKVHTGKRPYQCGQCDESFWYKAHLTEHQRVHTGERPYECGECDKSFSHKHSLVDHQRVHTGERPYECNECGKSFSHKRSLVHHQRVHTGERPYQCGECGKSFNHKCNLIQHQRVHTGERPFECTACGKLFRSNSHLKEHQRVHTGERPYECKECRKSFRYKSHLTEHQRVHTGERPYECRECGKCFHQKGSLIQHQQIHSGERPHECGECGKCFHQKGSLIRHQQIHSGERPHECGECGKCFRQKGNLIKHQRVHTGERHHEC, encoded by the exons ATGCTGGAGAACCTGGCACTTATATCTTCTCTAG gttGTTGGTATGGAGCAAAAGACGAGCCACCTTCTAAGCAGACCCTTTCTATACAACAAGAGTCCCCACTCAGGACACATTGGACAGGTGTATGTACCAAGAAGGTCCACCTCTGGGGAATGTGTGGCCCTCTCCTGGGAGATATCTTACACCAGGGAACACAACACAATCAGAAATTGAATGGGTTTGGGGCACGTGAAAAAACATTGGATGACGATGCAAAGCATCATCAAGAACAGAAGCGGCACATAGGAGAGAAATCGTACAGAAGCAATGCCAAGGGAACATCATTTGTAAAGAACTATAAATTCCATGTGTCACATGAGCCATTTATCTTTCATGAGGTTGGGAAAGACTTTTTGTCCAGCTTGAGATTACTCCAACAAGAGGACATTCATGCTTCAGGGAAGTCAAACTTTGAAACTAAGCATGGGATACCCCTTCAGGGTGGAAAAACTCATTACATCTGTGGAGAGTCCACAGTACCCTTCAGCAACAAACACTCACTTGTCCTTCACCAGAGACTTCTCCCTGGAGAAGGACCTTATGTATGCAGTGATTCTGGGAAATTCACTAGCAAAAGTAATAGTTTCAATAATCACCAGAAAGTTCACACTGGAAAAAGACCTTATCAGTGTGGACAGTGTGATGAATCATTTTGGTATAAGGCCCACCTCACTGAACACCAgagagttcacactggagaaagacctTATGAGTGTGGAGAATGTGATAAATCTTTTAGTCATAAGCACAGTCTTGTTGACCATCAGcgagttcacactggagaaagaccttatgaatgtaatgaatgtgggaaatctTTTAGCCATAAGCGCAGCCTTGTTCACCACCAGcgagttcacactggagaaagacctTATCAGTGTGGAGAATGTGGGAAATCATTTAATCACAAGTGCAACCTCATTCAGCATCAGcgagttcacactggagaaaggcctTTTGAGTGTACGGCATGTGGGAAGTTATTTAGGAGCAACTCCCACCTAAAGGAACACCAgagagttcacactggagaaagacccTATGAGTGTAAAGAATGTAGGAAGTCATTTAGGTACAAGTCACACCTCACTGAACACCAgagagttcacactggagaaaggccATATGAGTGTAGAGAATGTGGGAAATGTTTTCATCAAAAGGGCAGTCTCATTCAACATCAGCAGATCCACTCTGGAGAAAGGCCACATGAGTGTGGAGAATGTGGGAAATGTTTTCATCAAAAGGGCAGTCTCATTCGACATCAGCAAATTCACTCTGGAGAAAGGCCACATGAGTGTGGAGAATGTGGAAAGTGTTTTCGTCAGAAGGGAAACCTCATTAAACATCAACGAGTTCACACAGGAGAAAGACATCATGAATGTTGA
- the LOC105488075 gene encoding zinc finger protein 776 isoform X1, which produces MAAAALRPTAQGTVTFEDVAVNFSQEEWSLLSEAQRCLYHDVMLENLALISSLGCWYGAKDEPPSKQTLSIQQESPLRTHWTGVCTKKVHLWGMCGPLLGDILHQGTQHNQKLNGFGAREKTLDDDAKHHQEQKRHIGEKSYRSNAKGTSFVKNYKFHVSHEPFIFHEVGKDFLSSLRLLQQEDIHASGKSNFETKHGIPLQGGKTHYICGESTVPFSNKHSLVLHQRLLPGEGPYVCSDSGKFTSKSNSFNNHQKVHTGKRPYQCGQCDESFWYKAHLTEHQRVHTGERPYECGECDKSFSHKHSLVDHQRVHTGERPYECNECGKSFSHKRSLVHHQRVHTGERPYQCGECGKSFNHKCNLIQHQRVHTGERPFECTACGKLFRSNSHLKEHQRVHTGERPYECKECRKSFRYKSHLTEHQRVHTGERPYECRECGKCFHQKGSLIQHQQIHSGERPHECGECGKCFHQKGSLIRHQQIHSGERPHECGECGKCFRQKGNLIKHQRVHTGERHHEC; this is translated from the exons GGCACTGTGACCTTTGAagatgtggctgtgaacttttCCCAGGAGGAATGGAGTCTCCTTagtgaggctcagagatgccTTTATCATGACGTGATGCTGGAGAACCTGGCACTTATATCTTCTCTAG gttGTTGGTATGGAGCAAAAGACGAGCCACCTTCTAAGCAGACCCTTTCTATACAACAAGAGTCCCCACTCAGGACACATTGGACAGGTGTATGTACCAAGAAGGTCCACCTCTGGGGAATGTGTGGCCCTCTCCTGGGAGATATCTTACACCAGGGAACACAACACAATCAGAAATTGAATGGGTTTGGGGCACGTGAAAAAACATTGGATGACGATGCAAAGCATCATCAAGAACAGAAGCGGCACATAGGAGAGAAATCGTACAGAAGCAATGCCAAGGGAACATCATTTGTAAAGAACTATAAATTCCATGTGTCACATGAGCCATTTATCTTTCATGAGGTTGGGAAAGACTTTTTGTCCAGCTTGAGATTACTCCAACAAGAGGACATTCATGCTTCAGGGAAGTCAAACTTTGAAACTAAGCATGGGATACCCCTTCAGGGTGGAAAAACTCATTACATCTGTGGAGAGTCCACAGTACCCTTCAGCAACAAACACTCACTTGTCCTTCACCAGAGACTTCTCCCTGGAGAAGGACCTTATGTATGCAGTGATTCTGGGAAATTCACTAGCAAAAGTAATAGTTTCAATAATCACCAGAAAGTTCACACTGGAAAAAGACCTTATCAGTGTGGACAGTGTGATGAATCATTTTGGTATAAGGCCCACCTCACTGAACACCAgagagttcacactggagaaagacctTATGAGTGTGGAGAATGTGATAAATCTTTTAGTCATAAGCACAGTCTTGTTGACCATCAGcgagttcacactggagaaagaccttatgaatgtaatgaatgtgggaaatctTTTAGCCATAAGCGCAGCCTTGTTCACCACCAGcgagttcacactggagaaagacctTATCAGTGTGGAGAATGTGGGAAATCATTTAATCACAAGTGCAACCTCATTCAGCATCAGcgagttcacactggagaaaggcctTTTGAGTGTACGGCATGTGGGAAGTTATTTAGGAGCAACTCCCACCTAAAGGAACACCAgagagttcacactggagaaagacccTATGAGTGTAAAGAATGTAGGAAGTCATTTAGGTACAAGTCACACCTCACTGAACACCAgagagttcacactggagaaaggccATATGAGTGTAGAGAATGTGGGAAATGTTTTCATCAAAAGGGCAGTCTCATTCAACATCAGCAGATCCACTCTGGAGAAAGGCCACATGAGTGTGGAGAATGTGGGAAATGTTTTCATCAAAAGGGCAGTCTCATTCGACATCAGCAAATTCACTCTGGAGAAAGGCCACATGAGTGTGGAGAATGTGGAAAGTGTTTTCGTCAGAAGGGAAACCTCATTAAACATCAACGAGTTCACACAGGAGAAAGACATCATGAATGTTGA
- the LOC105488075 gene encoding zinc finger protein 776 isoform X3 has product MCGPLLGDILHQGTQHNQKLNGFGAREKTLDDDAKHHQEQKRHIGEKSYRSNAKGTSFVKNYKFHVSHEPFIFHEVGKDFLSSLRLLQQEDIHASGKSNFETKHGIPLQGGKTHYICGESTVPFSNKHSLVLHQRLLPGEGPYVCSDSGKFTSKSNSFNNHQKVHTGKRPYQCGQCDESFWYKAHLTEHQRVHTGERPYECGECDKSFSHKHSLVDHQRVHTGERPYECNECGKSFSHKRSLVHHQRVHTGERPYQCGECGKSFNHKCNLIQHQRVHTGERPFECTACGKLFRSNSHLKEHQRVHTGERPYECKECRKSFRYKSHLTEHQRVHTGERPYECRECGKCFHQKGSLIQHQQIHSGERPHECGECGKCFHQKGSLIRHQQIHSGERPHECGECGKCFRQKGNLIKHQRVHTGERHHEC; this is encoded by the coding sequence ATGTGTGGCCCTCTCCTGGGAGATATCTTACACCAGGGAACACAACACAATCAGAAATTGAATGGGTTTGGGGCACGTGAAAAAACATTGGATGACGATGCAAAGCATCATCAAGAACAGAAGCGGCACATAGGAGAGAAATCGTACAGAAGCAATGCCAAGGGAACATCATTTGTAAAGAACTATAAATTCCATGTGTCACATGAGCCATTTATCTTTCATGAGGTTGGGAAAGACTTTTTGTCCAGCTTGAGATTACTCCAACAAGAGGACATTCATGCTTCAGGGAAGTCAAACTTTGAAACTAAGCATGGGATACCCCTTCAGGGTGGAAAAACTCATTACATCTGTGGAGAGTCCACAGTACCCTTCAGCAACAAACACTCACTTGTCCTTCACCAGAGACTTCTCCCTGGAGAAGGACCTTATGTATGCAGTGATTCTGGGAAATTCACTAGCAAAAGTAATAGTTTCAATAATCACCAGAAAGTTCACACTGGAAAAAGACCTTATCAGTGTGGACAGTGTGATGAATCATTTTGGTATAAGGCCCACCTCACTGAACACCAgagagttcacactggagaaagacctTATGAGTGTGGAGAATGTGATAAATCTTTTAGTCATAAGCACAGTCTTGTTGACCATCAGcgagttcacactggagaaagaccttatgaatgtaatgaatgtgggaaatctTTTAGCCATAAGCGCAGCCTTGTTCACCACCAGcgagttcacactggagaaagacctTATCAGTGTGGAGAATGTGGGAAATCATTTAATCACAAGTGCAACCTCATTCAGCATCAGcgagttcacactggagaaaggcctTTTGAGTGTACGGCATGTGGGAAGTTATTTAGGAGCAACTCCCACCTAAAGGAACACCAgagagttcacactggagaaagacccTATGAGTGTAAAGAATGTAGGAAGTCATTTAGGTACAAGTCACACCTCACTGAACACCAgagagttcacactggagaaaggccATATGAGTGTAGAGAATGTGGGAAATGTTTTCATCAAAAGGGCAGTCTCATTCAACATCAGCAGATCCACTCTGGAGAAAGGCCACATGAGTGTGGAGAATGTGGGAAATGTTTTCATCAAAAGGGCAGTCTCATTCGACATCAGCAAATTCACTCTGGAGAAAGGCCACATGAGTGTGGAGAATGTGGAAAGTGTTTTCGTCAGAAGGGAAACCTCATTAAACATCAACGAGTTCACACAGGAGAAAGACATCATGAATGTTGA